One Bosea sp. 685 DNA segment encodes these proteins:
- a CDS encoding amidase family protein codes for MSATIDLTASAVSLREALLARRFTASDLLEASLARIDALNPGLNAIITQDRDLARAAARESDRRIASGAARPLEGLPITIKDAFDVAGLPSSGGLPAYRERIPAEDATAVARLRAAGVVIIGKSNVPVFSGDFQSYNPAHGVTNNPWNAACSPGGSSGGAATAVATGMCAFELGSDLGGSIRWPAHACGVFGLKTSWGLVSTWGAIPPPPERRTLRNPDLLVAGPITRTAGDLDMILPVLAGPRDATTPGPVLTPPRRETAQGLRVALWAEDPFAPVDREVSDAVREAARQLQAAGATVDETARPSLRFAEAFEVYALLNHAVVAYGLPPKIRARIQAQASGFSPNDLSHQSLQARGARMTPGLYQQLSQRRLALKRRWASFFARHDVLLCPPAPVAAIPHDHAPDIHARRLSVNGEPRPYLDFLLWASLATGADLPALSVPVQLSKAGLPLGVQVIAAAGEDRMAIAVGAMLERSGAGYRAPPGTRSIS; via the coding sequence TCCCGGCCTCAACGCCATCATCACGCAGGATCGCGACCTTGCCCGCGCCGCGGCGCGCGAATCCGACAGGCGCATCGCCTCCGGCGCAGCCCGCCCCTTGGAAGGGCTGCCCATCACGATCAAGGACGCCTTCGATGTCGCCGGCCTGCCCTCCTCCGGCGGCTTGCCGGCCTATCGCGAGCGCATCCCGGCGGAGGATGCGACCGCCGTCGCAAGGCTGCGCGCTGCCGGTGTCGTCATCATCGGCAAGAGCAATGTCCCGGTCTTCTCCGGCGATTTCCAGAGCTACAATCCGGCCCATGGCGTGACCAACAATCCCTGGAACGCGGCCTGTTCGCCCGGCGGCTCGTCAGGTGGTGCAGCAACGGCAGTCGCGACCGGCATGTGCGCCTTCGAGCTCGGCTCGGACCTCGGCGGCTCGATCCGCTGGCCGGCCCATGCCTGCGGGGTCTTCGGTCTCAAGACGAGCTGGGGGCTGGTCTCGACCTGGGGCGCTATTCCGCCGCCGCCCGAGCGGCGCACGCTGCGCAATCCCGACCTCCTTGTCGCCGGGCCTATCACCCGGACGGCCGGGGATCTCGATATGATCCTGCCGGTGCTGGCTGGCCCGCGCGACGCGACCACGCCCGGCCCCGTGCTGACACCGCCCCGGCGCGAGACGGCGCAGGGCCTGCGGGTGGCGCTCTGGGCCGAGGACCCCTTCGCCCCGGTCGATCGCGAAGTCTCCGACGCAGTGCGCGAGGCGGCGCGGCAATTGCAGGCTGCGGGCGCGACCGTCGACGAGACCGCCCGGCCCTCGCTGCGCTTCGCCGAGGCCTTCGAGGTCTATGCCCTACTCAACCACGCCGTCGTCGCCTATGGCCTGCCGCCGAAGATACGCGCCCGCATCCAGGCGCAGGCCTCAGGCTTCAGCCCCAACGATCTCTCGCATCAATCCCTGCAGGCGCGCGGCGCGCGGATGACGCCGGGCCTCTATCAGCAACTCTCCCAGCGCAGGCTGGCGCTGAAGCGGCGCTGGGCCAGCTTCTTCGCACGTCACGATGTGCTGCTCTGCCCGCCCGCACCCGTGGCCGCGATCCCGCACGACCACGCGCCCGACATCCATGCCAGGCGATTGAGCGTGAACGGCGAACCCCGCCCCTATCTCGATTTCCTGCTCTGGGCCTCGCTCGCCACAGGGGCGGACCTGCCTGCCTTGAGCGTGCCGGTGCAGCTCTCGAAGGCGGGATTGCCGCTCGGCGTGCAGGTCATCGCGGCGGCCGGCGAGGACCGCATGGCGATCGCCGTCGGCGCCATGCTGGAGCGCTCCGGCGCCGGCTATCGCGCCCCGCCCGGAACCCGCTCAATATCCTGA
- a CDS encoding aspartate aminotransferase family protein, producing the protein MLSNLAVRDIETLVHPYTNLATHREVGPLVLESGKGVYVYDTAGKEYIEGMAGLWCTSLGYSNQELIETATEQMKKLPFTHIFGGRSHDPAIELAEKLKEIAPVPISKIFYGASGSDANDTQVKIVWYMNNALGRPQKKKIISRLKGYHGVTVASASLTGLPNNHIDFDLPLPGILHTSCPHHYRFAEPGESEQDFSSRLAAELEEMILREGPDTVAAFIAEPVMGAGGAILPPEGYFEKVNAILAKYDILFIADEVITGFGRTGNMFGTTTYGMKADTISLAKQITSAYFPLSAVMLSEQVYDVLVDQSRKIGVFGHGNTYAGHPVGCAIAVKTLEIYQREKIVDHVRKVSPTFVTRLEKLGEHPLVGEARGVGLIGGVELVKDKQTKAPFEAKKGVGAKSVVFAQEEGLITRAMGDRVAFCPPLIITEAEIEEMFNRYERALNKTLNWAKAEGLLAA; encoded by the coding sequence ATGCTGTCCAACCTCGCCGTCCGCGATATCGAGACCCTCGTCCATCCCTATACGAACCTCGCGACGCATCGCGAGGTCGGCCCGCTCGTGCTCGAGAGCGGCAAGGGCGTCTATGTCTACGACACCGCCGGCAAGGAATATATCGAGGGCATGGCGGGGCTGTGGTGCACCTCGCTCGGCTACTCCAATCAGGAGCTGATCGAGACCGCCACCGAGCAGATGAAGAAGCTGCCCTTCACCCATATCTTCGGCGGCCGCAGCCATGACCCGGCGATCGAGCTGGCCGAGAAGCTGAAGGAAATCGCTCCGGTTCCGATCTCGAAAATCTTCTATGGCGCGTCCGGCTCGGACGCCAACGACACCCAGGTGAAGATCGTCTGGTACATGAACAATGCGCTCGGCCGGCCGCAGAAGAAGAAGATCATCTCGCGGCTGAAGGGCTATCACGGCGTCACCGTCGCCTCGGCCTCGCTGACCGGCCTGCCCAACAATCATATCGATTTCGACCTGCCGCTGCCGGGCATCCTGCACACCTCCTGCCCGCATCACTACCGCTTCGCCGAACCCGGCGAGAGCGAGCAGGATTTTTCGTCGCGGCTTGCAGCCGAGCTCGAGGAGATGATCCTGCGCGAGGGGCCCGACACGGTCGCCGCCTTTATCGCCGAGCCAGTGATGGGCGCCGGCGGCGCGATCCTGCCGCCGGAAGGCTATTTCGAGAAGGTCAACGCGATCCTGGCGAAATACGACATCCTCTTCATCGCGGACGAGGTCATCACCGGCTTTGGCCGTACCGGCAACATGTTCGGCACCACGACCTATGGCATGAAGGCCGACACGATCTCGCTCGCCAAGCAGATCACCTCGGCCTATTTCCCGCTCAGCGCGGTGATGCTGAGCGAGCAGGTCTATGACGTGCTCGTCGACCAGAGCCGCAAGATCGGCGTCTTCGGCCATGGCAACACCTATGCCGGCCATCCTGTCGGCTGCGCGATCGCAGTCAAGACGCTGGAGATCTACCAGCGCGAGAAGATCGTCGACCATGTCCGCAAGGTCTCCCCGACCTTCGTCACGCGGCTGGAGAAGCTCGGCGAGCATCCGCTGGTCGGTGAAGCGCGTGGTGTCGGCCTGATCGGCGGTGTCGAGCTGGTCAAGGACAAGCAGACCAAGGCCCCGTTCGAGGCCAAGAAGGGCGTCGGCGCCAAATCGGTGGTCTTCGCGCAGGAAGAAGGCCTGATCACCCGCGCCATGGGTGACCGCGTCGCCTTCTGCCCGCCGTTGATCATCACCGAGGCCGAAATCGAGGAGATGTTCAACCGCTATGAGCGCGCCCTGAACAAGACCCTCAACTGGGCCAAGGCCGAGGGCCTGCTCGCCGCCTGA
- a CDS encoding metallophosphoesterase, whose amino-acid sequence MTRYGLTPRGWPSGRRLRLAVISDLHIGGLHVPLSRVTDIVARTNALKPDLTLLLGDFVASRARRASDPPMQAWAGELARLQAKDGVYAVLGNHDWWHDTPAQTARSGPTEVGAALAGNGIAVLENRAMKLDTAAGPLWLAGLGDQIAFLPRVQGLPHGVDDLSGTLAQIDDDGTPVIMMAHEPDAFVRMPERIALTLSGHTHGGQVRLFGWAPLVPSRYGQRYAYGHIRESDGRDLIVSGGIGTSILPVRLGMPPEIVLVELG is encoded by the coding sequence GTGACGCGCTATGGCCTGACGCCGCGCGGCTGGCCCTCTGGGCGGCGCTTGCGCCTGGCCGTGATCTCGGATCTGCACATCGGCGGGTTGCACGTCCCGCTCTCGCGCGTCACCGACATCGTGGCGCGGACCAATGCACTCAAGCCGGACCTGACGCTCCTGCTCGGCGATTTCGTCGCGAGCCGCGCGCGCCGCGCCTCGGACCCGCCCATGCAGGCCTGGGCGGGGGAGCTCGCACGGCTTCAGGCCAAGGACGGCGTCTACGCCGTGCTGGGCAACCATGACTGGTGGCACGACACGCCGGCACAAACCGCCCGCTCCGGCCCGACCGAGGTGGGCGCGGCGCTGGCGGGAAACGGCATCGCCGTTCTGGAAAACCGTGCAATGAAGCTCGACACGGCGGCGGGCCCGCTCTGGCTCGCTGGCCTTGGCGACCAGATCGCCTTCCTGCCGCGCGTCCAGGGCCTGCCTCATGGCGTCGACGACCTCAGCGGGACACTGGCGCAGATCGATGACGACGGCACGCCGGTGATCATGATGGCGCATGAGCCCGACGCCTTCGTGCGCATGCCGGAGCGCATCGCGCTGACCTTGTCGGGCCACACCCATGGCGGCCAGGTCAGACTGTTCGGCTGGGCGCCGCTCGTGCCTTCGCGCTATGGCCAGCGTTACGCCTACGGCCATATCCGCGAGAGTGACGGGCGCGACCTGATCGTTTCGGGGGGAATCGGCACCAGTATCCTGCCGGTCAGGCTCGGCATGCCGCCGGAGATCGTCCTGGTGGAGCTGGGCTAG